In one Pseudomonadota bacterium genomic region, the following are encoded:
- a CDS encoding deoxyribodipyrimidine photo-lyase encodes MAHPTIMWFRRDLRLSDNRALKAAVGGDGPVIPVFIYDEVVETLGTAPAWRLGLGIEKLAETLEEKGSRLILRKGTAREVLEKLVEETGAKAIHWSRAYDPTSQARDKAVKAWAKEAGLDAQSHKGHLLFEPWTVQTKTGGFYKVYTPMWKAVRGSDLPEPERAPAKIPAPDSWPDSDDLGEWGLGAGMRRGAEIVRPHVRLGEDAARNRLHYFTENLVQRYDTARDEVWNDGTSNLSENLSLGEISPLTCWHAGLHAMEEGKGGAETFLKELVWREFAYHLLHHTPRIETANWREDWDAFPWNEDERVSEVIAWKRGRTGIRFVDASMREMYVTGRMHNRGRMIVASYLCKHLLSHWKIGKDWFDNHLIDWDPASNAMGWQWSAGSGPDATPYFRVFNPVTQLDKFDKDRKYASRWIAEGYSNPHDDALSYFAAIPESWAMAADDDYPSPIVAAEEGRKRALSAYENRDF; translated from the coding sequence ATGGCACATCCCACCATCATGTGGTTTCGCCGCGACCTGCGGCTTTCCGACAATCGCGCGCTGAAGGCGGCCGTGGGCGGGGATGGCCCGGTGATTCCCGTCTTCATCTATGACGAGGTGGTGGAGACGCTGGGCACCGCGCCCGCCTGGCGGCTGGGCCTCGGCATCGAAAAGCTTGCCGAGACGCTGGAGGAGAAGGGGAGCCGCCTCATCCTCCGCAAGGGGACGGCGCGCGAGGTGCTCGAAAAGCTCGTGGAGGAGACGGGGGCCAAGGCGATCCACTGGAGCCGGGCCTACGACCCCACCAGCCAGGCGCGGGACAAGGCCGTGAAGGCCTGGGCCAAGGAGGCCGGGCTCGACGCTCAGAGCCACAAAGGCCACCTCCTCTTCGAGCCCTGGACAGTGCAGACGAAGACGGGCGGCTTCTACAAGGTGTACACGCCCATGTGGAAGGCGGTGCGCGGCAGCGACCTGCCGGAGCCCGAACGTGCGCCCGCCAAGATACCGGCACCCGACAGCTGGCCAGACAGCGATGATCTGGGCGAATGGGGCCTCGGCGCGGGCATGCGGCGCGGCGCGGAGATCGTGCGCCCCCATGTGCGGCTGGGCGAGGACGCGGCGCGCAACAGGCTGCACTACTTCACCGAAAACCTCGTGCAGCGCTACGACACGGCGCGCGACGAGGTCTGGAACGATGGCACCTCGAACCTCTCGGAAAACCTTTCGCTCGGCGAGATCAGCCCGCTGACCTGCTGGCACGCGGGGCTTCATGCCATGGAGGAGGGCAAGGGCGGTGCGGAGACCTTTCTCAAGGAGCTCGTCTGGCGCGAATTCGCCTACCACCTCCTGCACCACACGCCGCGCATCGAAACCGCGAACTGGCGCGAGGACTGGGACGCCTTCCCCTGGAACGAGGATGAGCGTGTCTCGGAGGTCATCGCGTGGAAACGGGGCCGCACGGGCATCCGCTTCGTCGATGCCTCCATGCGCGAGATGTACGTCACCGGGCGGATGCACAATCGGGGGCGCATGATCGTCGCCTCCTACCTCTGCAAGCATCTCCTGAGCCATTGGAAGATTGGCAAGGACTGGTTCGACAATCACCTCATCGACTGGGACCCGGCCTCCAACGCCATGGGCTGGCAATGGTCCGCGGGCTCCGGGCCCGACGCCACGCCCTACTTCCGCGTCTTCAACCCGGTCACCCAGCTCGACAAGTTCGACAAGGATCGGAAATACGCCTCGCGCTGGATCGCGGAGGGCTATTCCAATCCCCACGATGACGCGTTGAGCTACTTCGCGGCCATCCCGGAAAGCTGGGCCATGGCCGCGGACGACGATTACCCGTCTCCCATCGTTGCCGCCGAAGAGGGACGCAAGCGCGCGCTGAGCGCCTACGAGAACCGGGATTTCTAG
- a CDS encoding aminotransferase class V-fold PLP-dependent enzyme — protein sequence MQLDTEFVRAQFPAFAEPALRDQAFFENAGGSYTCRYVIWRLNRFYKERKVQPYAPYTASYLGGQEMDEARDRLARALGVLSEELSFGPSTTANTYVLAQAFRQWMTRGVQGERPGAIIVTNQDHEANSGPWRRLAEDGIEIREWRMREDGALHTEDLLPLLEGARLLCFPHVSNVVGEINDAARICRLARGAGVFTCVDGVSYAPHGLPNVRKLGADIYFFSAYKTYGPHQGIMVLRRALGMALPNQGHEFNGHDLTKRFTPAGPDHAQVAASAGIADYIDTLYKHHMRAGRDGTGRTEVVHDLMRDHEVALMEPLLDFLSTKQRIRLLGPKEAAARAPTLALDLGQPAAPFAARLARHGILCGAGDFYAGRALSALGVAPEHGVLRVSFTHYTTEDEVDRLITALDHSL from the coding sequence ATGCAACTGGATACCGAGTTTGTCCGCGCTCAGTTTCCAGCTTTCGCGGAGCCCGCTTTGCGGGACCAGGCCTTCTTCGAGAATGCCGGCGGAAGCTATACGTGCCGCTATGTCATCTGGCGGCTCAACCGCTTCTATAAAGAGCGGAAGGTGCAGCCCTACGCGCCTTATACCGCTTCCTATCTCGGCGGGCAGGAGATGGACGAGGCGCGCGACCGCCTCGCGCGGGCGCTGGGCGTCCTGTCCGAGGAGCTGAGCTTCGGTCCCTCCACCACCGCCAACACGTATGTGCTCGCGCAGGCCTTCCGGCAATGGATGACGCGCGGCGTTCAGGGCGAGCGGCCCGGGGCGATCATCGTCACCAACCAGGATCACGAGGCCAATAGCGGCCCCTGGCGGCGGCTCGCAGAGGACGGGATCGAGATCCGCGAATGGCGGATGCGGGAGGACGGCGCGCTCCATACCGAGGACCTGCTGCCGCTACTCGAGGGCGCGCGGCTCCTGTGCTTTCCCCATGTCTCGAACGTCGTGGGCGAGATCAACGATGCGGCGCGGATCTGCCGTCTCGCGCGGGGGGCGGGGGTCTTCACCTGCGTGGACGGGGTGAGCTACGCGCCCCATGGCTTGCCCAACGTGCGCAAGCTCGGCGCCGATATCTATTTCTTCTCGGCCTACAAGACCTACGGACCGCATCAGGGGATCATGGTGCTGCGTCGCGCGCTCGGCATGGCGCTGCCCAACCAAGGGCACGAGTTCAACGGCCATGACCTGACGAAGCGCTTTACCCCCGCGGGCCCCGACCATGCGCAGGTGGCCGCCTCCGCGGGGATCGCGGACTACATCGACACACTCTACAAGCACCACATGCGCGCGGGCCGTGATGGCACCGGACGCACGGAGGTGGTGCACGATCTGATGCGCGACCACGAGGTGGCGCTCATGGAGCCGCTCCTCGATTTCCTCTCCACGAAGCAGCGCATCAGGCTCCTCGGGCCCAAGGAGGCCGCGGCGCGCGCGCCGACCCTCGCGCTCGATCTCGGACAGCCCGCGGCGCCCTTTGCCGCCCGGCTCGCGCGGCACGGCATCCTGTGCGGGGCGGGGGATTTCTATGCGGGCCGTGCGCTTTCCGCGTTGGGCGTGGCGCCCGAGCACGGCGTGCTGCGCGTCTCGTTCACGCACTACACCACCGAGGACGAGGTTGACCGGCTTATCACGGCCCTAGATCACAGCCTCTAG
- the acuI gene encoding acryloyl-CoA reductase translates to MFKALLVEKDAEGQTSASVTELEEDRLPPGDVTVAVEYSTVNYKDGLCIGPGGGLVRTYPHVPGIDFAGTVEHSEDDRYQPGDKVVLTGWRVGEVHWGGYSEKARVKADWLVPLPEGLTTRQAMAVGTAGFTAMLAVQALEDHGIKDGPVLVTGAAGGVGSVATAILAARGHAVAGVTGRPETSDYLTALGATQIVPREELAETVKRPLETETWGGCVDAVGGAMLARVLGQMQYGASVAAVGLAGGAGLPATVIPFLLRGVNLLGIDSVMQPFAARQRAWAAIAETLPMEKLESMIVPATLADLPALGADILKGQVKGRVVVDVAG, encoded by the coding sequence ATGTTCAAGGCACTGCTCGTGGAGAAGGATGCGGAGGGCCAAACCTCCGCCTCGGTCACGGAGCTCGAGGAGGACCGGCTGCCGCCGGGCGATGTCACCGTCGCGGTCGAATACTCTACGGTCAACTACAAGGACGGGCTCTGCATCGGGCCGGGCGGCGGGCTCGTGCGCACCTATCCCCACGTGCCCGGGATCGATTTCGCGGGGACCGTGGAACACTCCGAGGATGATCGCTACCAACCCGGCGACAAAGTCGTGCTAACGGGCTGGCGCGTGGGCGAGGTCCATTGGGGCGGCTATTCCGAGAAGGCGCGGGTGAAGGCTGACTGGCTCGTTCCGCTGCCCGAAGGGCTCACGACGCGACAGGCCATGGCCGTGGGCACCGCGGGTTTTACGGCCATGCTCGCCGTGCAGGCGCTCGAAGACCACGGGATCAAGGACGGTCCGGTGCTCGTGACCGGCGCGGCCGGTGGCGTGGGCTCCGTCGCCACGGCGATCCTCGCGGCGCGGGGGCACGCGGTGGCGGGTGTCACGGGGCGGCCTGAGACATCCGATTACCTGACCGCGCTCGGGGCGACTCAGATCGTGCCGCGCGAGGAGCTGGCGGAGACGGTCAAGCGCCCGCTCGAGACAGAGACTTGGGGCGGCTGCGTGGACGCCGTGGGCGGCGCGATGCTGGCCCGCGTGCTCGGCCAGATGCAGTACGGTGCCTCGGTGGCGGCCGTTGGTCTGGCGGGCGGGGCAGGGCTTCCAGCCACGGTCATTCCCTTCCTCCTGCGGGGGGTGAACCTCCTTGGGATCGACAGCGTCATGCAGCCCTTCGCCGCGCGCCAGCGGGCCTGGGCGGCCATCGCCGAGACGCTGCCCATGGAAAAGCTCGAGAGCATGATCGTGCCTGCGACGCTGGCCGATCTCCCGGCGCTCGGTGCCGACATCCTCAAGGGCCAGGTGAAGGGCCGCGTCGTGGTGGACGTCGCAGGCTAA
- a CDS encoding dimethylsulfoniopropionate demethylase: MSVISPSRRVRRTPFSDGVEAAGVKGYTVYNRMLLPTYFESPEADYHHLKRHVQVWDVAVERQVELRGPDAGRLMQMLTPRDLRPMLPGQCYYVPMVDETGGMLNDPVAVKLSEDRYWVSIADSDLLLWIKGIAYGFRLDVVVWEPDVSPLAVQGPKAETLMARVFGEGVRDIRFFRYGLFDFEGVEMVVARSGYSKQGGFEIYVDGTENGMPLWNALMAAGADLEVRAGCPNAIERIEGGLLSYGNDMTIENTPHEAGLGRFCSTQTAIGCVGRDALLRVAKEGPIKQIRPISITGELPLCDRAWALTAGGTKVGQVTSSAFSPDHQTNVAIGMVRMTHWDPGTKLEVQTQDGTFKAKVQERFWA; this comes from the coding sequence ATGTCCGTGATTTCACCGTCGCGCCGGGTGCGCCGTACGCCTTTTTCCGATGGGGTCGAGGCCGCTGGGGTCAAAGGCTACACCGTCTACAACCGGATGCTGCTGCCCACATATTTCGAGAGCCCGGAGGCCGACTACCACCACCTCAAGCGCCACGTGCAGGTCTGGGACGTGGCCGTGGAGCGGCAGGTGGAGCTGCGCGGGCCCGATGCGGGCCGCCTGATGCAGATGCTCACGCCGCGGGACCTGCGGCCGATGCTGCCGGGCCAGTGCTACTACGTGCCCATGGTGGACGAGACCGGCGGCATGCTCAACGACCCCGTGGCGGTGAAGCTGTCGGAGGATCGCTACTGGGTGTCGATCGCCGACAGTGACCTCCTGCTCTGGATCAAGGGCATTGCCTATGGCTTTCGGCTCGACGTCGTCGTGTGGGAGCCCGATGTCTCGCCGCTGGCGGTTCAGGGGCCCAAGGCGGAAACGCTCATGGCGCGGGTTTTTGGGGAGGGCGTGCGCGATATCCGCTTCTTCCGCTACGGACTCTTCGATTTCGAAGGCGTCGAGATGGTCGTGGCGCGTTCGGGCTACTCCAAGCAGGGGGGCTTCGAGATATACGTGGACGGCACAGAGAACGGCATGCCGCTCTGGAATGCGCTCATGGCGGCGGGCGCGGATCTCGAGGTGCGCGCGGGCTGCCCCAATGCGATCGAGCGCATCGAGGGCGGGCTCCTGAGCTACGGCAATGACATGACCATCGAGAACACGCCCCACGAGGCGGGCCTCGGTCGCTTCTGCTCGACGCAGACGGCCATCGGCTGCGTGGGGCGCGACGCGCTCTTGCGCGTGGCCAAGGAGGGGCCGATCAAGCAGATCCGCCCGATCTCGATTACGGGCGAGCTGCCGCTCTGCGACAGGGCCTGGGCGCTGACGGCGGGCGGGACGAAGGTCGGACAGGTGACGAGCTCGGCCTTCTCGCCCGACCACCAGACCAATGTCGCCATCGGCATGGTGCGCATGACGCATTGGGACCCGGGCACCAAGCTTGAAGTCCAGACGCAGGACGGCACATTCAAGGCTAAGGTGCAGGAGCGCTTCTGGGCCTGA
- a CDS encoding extracellular solute-binding protein translates to MKVAKYLGSAALVGLASTAFAEDPELLVLDWSGFEEEGFYGAYIEEHGVAPSFSFFGEEEEAFQKLRSGFRADVSHPCPHSVQKWRDAGLIEPWDLSQIPSYELIDEAFRSNPVFADETGVYFIPADSGRTATLYNADEVSAEAVSTLQVFTDPAYAGRVSLPDNVDDVYALAYLATGVSDWTQATQADFEAASAWLREAHANTRAYWADGAELAQLMSTGEVLIAWSWNETYVQLSGEGMNVGFEREAAEGSSSWFCGYVNLVDGPGSEQKAHDFVEAWLQPQVTEYIVNEWGYGHANAENMMNISEETLVEVGLGTVEVPILAQQPMDNALREAQIAEFEMIKAGF, encoded by the coding sequence ATGAAAGTTGCAAAATACCTCGGCTCCGCGGCGCTCGTGGGCCTTGCTTCCACCGCCTTCGCCGAAGACCCGGAACTTCTCGTTCTGGATTGGTCGGGATTCGAGGAAGAGGGCTTCTACGGCGCCTATATCGAAGAGCACGGCGTGGCCCCGAGCTTCTCCTTCTTCGGCGAAGAGGAAGAGGCGTTTCAAAAGCTGCGCTCCGGCTTTCGCGCCGACGTCTCCCACCCCTGCCCCCATTCGGTGCAGAAATGGCGCGACGCGGGCCTCATCGAGCCCTGGGACCTTAGCCAGATCCCCTCCTACGAGCTCATCGACGAGGCCTTCCGCTCGAACCCGGTCTTCGCAGATGAAACGGGCGTCTACTTCATCCCCGCCGATAGCGGCCGCACGGCCACGCTCTACAATGCCGACGAGGTCTCCGCAGAGGCCGTCTCCACGCTCCAGGTCTTCACGGACCCCGCCTATGCAGGGCGCGTCTCGCTGCCCGACAACGTCGATGACGTCTACGCCTTGGCCTACCTCGCCACCGGCGTGAGCGACTGGACGCAAGCCACCCAGGCCGATTTCGAGGCCGCCTCTGCCTGGCTCCGCGAAGCCCATGCCAATACCCGCGCCTACTGGGCCGACGGCGCCGAGCTCGCGCAGCTCATGAGCACCGGCGAGGTCCTCATCGCCTGGTCCTGGAACGAGACCTACGTGCAGCTCTCCGGCGAGGGCATGAATGTGGGCTTCGAGCGCGAGGCCGCCGAAGGCTCCTCCTCGTGGTTCTGCGGCTACGTGAACCTCGTCGACGGTCCGGGCTCAGAACAGAAAGCCCACGACTTCGTCGAGGCGTGGCTTCAGCCGCAGGTGACCGAGTACATCGTCAATGAATGGGGCTACGGCCACGCCAATGCCGAGAACATGATGAACATCTCCGAGGAGACGCTCGTCGAAGTAGGCCTTGGCACCGTGGAGGTGCCGATCCTGGCGCAGCAGCCCATGGACAACGCGCTGCGCGAAGCCCAGATCGCCGAGTTCGAGATGATCAAGGCGGGCTTCTAG
- a CDS encoding DUF4345 family protein, producing MDLINILIALSSIGFGAFGWLAPGYTMKVVDLSDGGSSMGTSEVRAASGGVFVITGLAAILIGSPEAYLMAGLVWGGGATGRAISLAMDGVTSKKVWFFLIEAAVALAAIANNWSAF from the coding sequence ATGGACCTCATCAATATCCTCATCGCCCTGAGCTCCATCGGCTTCGGTGCCTTCGGCTGGCTCGCGCCGGGCTACACCATGAAGGTTGTCGACCTCTCCGACGGGGGCTCCTCCATGGGCACCTCCGAAGTCCGCGCCGCCTCGGGCGGTGTCTTCGTCATCACCGGGCTTGCCGCGATTTTGATAGGTTCTCCAGAGGCTTACCTCATGGCGGGCCTCGTCTGGGGCGGCGGGGCCACTGGCCGCGCGATCAGCCTTGCCATGGATGGCGTGACCTCCAAGAAGGTCTGGTTTTTTCTGATCGAAGCCGCCGTCGCGCTCGCCGCCATCGCCAACAACTGGAGCGCCTTCTAA
- a CDS encoding VOC family protein translates to MLKPHAILETALYVDDLDTAHAFYAGVLGLDEVLHVPGRHRFYGCGPGMLLLFIAEATREMTGPLPVPTHGADGPGHLCLRVPRAELDTWVVRLTSEGIEIEADFEWPTGARSIYCRDPAGNSIEFAEPALWNRPD, encoded by the coding sequence ATGCTCAAACCACACGCCATCCTCGAGACAGCACTCTACGTTGACGACCTCGACACCGCGCACGCGTTCTACGCGGGCGTGCTCGGTCTCGACGAGGTGCTGCACGTCCCCGGCCGCCACCGCTTCTATGGCTGCGGGCCGGGCATGCTGCTGCTTTTCATCGCCGAGGCCACGCGGGAGATGACGGGCCCCCTCCCTGTGCCGACCCACGGCGCGGACGGCCCCGGGCACCTGTGCCTTCGCGTGCCGCGGGCCGAGCTCGACACCTGGGTGGTGCGCCTCACGTCAGAAGGGATCGAGATCGAAGCGGATTTCGAATGGCCCACCGGCGCGCGCTCCATCTACTGCCGGGACCCGGCAGGCAATTCCATCGAGTTCGCGGAGCCCGCGCTCTGGAACCGGCCTGACTAG
- the chrA gene encoding chromate efflux transporter, which translates to MTPSYDALFRTFGRIGCLSFGGPAAQIALMEEELVTRRGWLGHDAFLRALSFCMLLPGPEAMQLATYAGWRLRGIWGGLLAGSLFVLPGALVIFALAALYISYGAQPLVQETFLGVQATVIIIVVAALRKLAAKALNGRQGIVLAALAFVAIFALGLPFPLIILVAGVFGYVTASAGTTPASEVSERPNRPVLATLAALWGLPVLALWGLGATFLFTIALFFSQLAVVTFGGAYAVLAYMTQTVVQEQGWIATEDMIAALGLAETTPGPLILVTQFVGILAGHAVGGWPLAIAAGLLTLWVTFLPCFLWIFAGAPYIEQLTHAPRIAAALRAVTAAVVGVIANLSLWFALHVFFSDVNGLPFAMGELPVPALASFQPLALLYAALAALLILGARRGILTTLLLVAGLACAVALAT; encoded by the coding sequence ATGACCCCCAGCTACGACGCCCTTTTCCGCACCTTCGGCCGCATCGGTTGCCTGAGTTTCGGCGGCCCCGCCGCGCAGATCGCGCTGATGGAAGAGGAACTGGTCACGCGCCGCGGCTGGCTTGGCCATGATGCATTCTTGCGCGCGCTGTCCTTTTGCATGCTGCTGCCCGGCCCCGAGGCGATGCAGCTCGCCACCTATGCCGGTTGGCGCTTGCGCGGCATTTGGGGCGGCCTTCTGGCGGGGTCGCTCTTCGTGTTGCCCGGTGCGCTCGTCATCTTCGCACTGGCGGCGCTCTACATCAGCTACGGCGCGCAACCGCTGGTGCAGGAGACGTTTCTTGGCGTGCAGGCAACGGTGATCATCATCGTCGTCGCGGCCCTGAGAAAGCTCGCGGCGAAGGCGCTGAACGGGCGCCAAGGGATCGTGCTGGCCGCGTTGGCCTTCGTCGCCATCTTTGCGCTGGGGCTTCCCTTCCCGCTCATTATTCTCGTCGCGGGGGTCTTCGGATATGTCACGGCCTCGGCTGGGACGACACCTGCAAGCGAGGTCTCTGAGCGGCCCAACCGGCCCGTCCTTGCGACGCTCGCAGCGCTCTGGGGGCTGCCTGTTCTGGCCCTGTGGGGCCTTGGTGCCACGTTTCTTTTCACCATCGCGCTCTTCTTTTCGCAGCTTGCCGTCGTCACCTTCGGCGGGGCCTACGCGGTTCTGGCCTACATGACGCAGACTGTCGTGCAGGAGCAGGGCTGGATCGCGACCGAGGACATGATCGCAGCGCTCGGGCTGGCCGAGACGACACCCGGCCCGCTCATCCTCGTGACGCAATTCGTGGGTATTCTCGCTGGCCATGCCGTGGGCGGCTGGCCGCTGGCCATCGCCGCGGGGCTTCTGACGCTCTGGGTCACGTTCCTGCCCTGCTTTCTCTGGATCTTCGCCGGGGCGCCGTACATCGAGCAGCTCACCCATGCGCCGCGCATCGCCGCCGCCCTCCGCGCGGTCACGGCGGCGGTGGTGGGCGTCATCGCCAATCTCTCGCTCTGGTTCGCGCTCCATGTTTTCTTCAGCGACGTGAATGGCTTACCCTTCGCGATGGGAGAGCTTCCGGTGCCGGCCCTCGCGAGCTTCCAGCCCCTCGCGCTGCTCTATGCCGCCCTCGCCGCGCTCCTGATCCTCGGCGCGCGGCGGGGCATCCTGACGACCCTCCTTCTCGTCGCCGGGCTCGCCTGCGCGGTGGCGCTCGCAACATAG
- a CDS encoding ClpXP protease specificity-enhancing factor SspB: MTDSIEYGALMHSAMRGLIQEVLTDVERRGSLPGAHHFFITFDTMHPDVEIADWLSDRYPGEMTVVMQHWYAGLEVTEDGFSVTLNFGDSPEPLYIPFDAIKTFVDPSVEFGLRFESTDGEEDQTPEPRLGAAIPPGVAGDEESDEGDDARSGDVVSLDSFRKS; encoded by the coding sequence ATGACCGACAGCATTGAATACGGCGCCCTTATGCACAGCGCCATGCGGGGCCTGATCCAGGAAGTTCTGACCGATGTTGAGCGGCGCGGCAGCCTGCCGGGCGCGCACCATTTCTTTATCACCTTCGATACGATGCACCCGGACGTGGAAATCGCCGACTGGCTCTCGGACCGCTATCCCGGCGAGATGACGGTCGTCATGCAGCATTGGTATGCGGGCCTCGAGGTGACCGAGGACGGATTCTCCGTGACGCTGAATTTCGGAGACAGCCCGGAGCCGCTCTACATTCCGTTCGATGCGATCAAGACCTTCGTCGATCCCTCCGTCGAGTTCGGCCTGCGCTTCGAGAGCACCGATGGCGAAGAGGACCAGACGCCGGAGCCCCGCCTCGGCGCAGCCATCCCGCCCGGCGTTGCGGGCGATGAAGAGAGCGATGAGGGTGACGACGCGAGGAGCGGCGACGTCGTCAGCCTCGACAGCTTCCGGAAGTCCTAG